The stretch of DNA CCGGACACCTTCGAGCACAGCGGTTTCAACTACTGGGGCGGCTACGGCGACATCGCCTCGCACATGCAGGTCTACCGCGGCCCGCGCACGGTGTTCGCGGCCGTGGTCGGCCCGATCAGCTCCAACTGGGACCGCGCGGCCGACCTGTATGCCCAGATCAAGGGCGGCTGCGTCGACTACGGCGCCGCGCACGTGCGCAAGTACGGCCTGCCGGGCCAGCAGCAAAAACCCGCCGGCAAGTGCTGGGCCGCCGACCCGAAGAACAACCCCGAAGGCTACCCGCTCGCGCTCTACCCGGCCTGGGATGCGCGCCATCCGGTCCACCTGATCGGCCACAGCCAGGGCGGCACGACCATCCGCGCCCTGATCGAACTGCTGGAACACGGCTCGCCAGAGGACGAAGGCGGCCACGAACTGTTCAAGGGCGGCAAGCTGGGCTGGATACGCAGCGTGACGACCATCTCCACGCCCCACAACGGCACCACCTTCGCCGACGCCGTCCTGAACGTGGTGCCGCCCCTGCAGTCACCCTTGGGCGAGCTGCTCAAGCACCGCTGGGCGAACTGGGAGCTGTCGCCGGACGGCGCGCGCGAATTCAACCTGTGGGCGCGCACCTCGCCGCACATCTATTACTACTCGGTGGGCACGCAGGCGACCGAAGCCGGCAGCTGGTGCTGCAACGAGACCGACCGCGTGATCGCGCCGGTCCAGACCACCCTCTACCAGTACCCGCGGCTCGACATGATCCCGGCCTTCAAGGCCATGGCGGGAGAATGGATCGTGCCCTCGGTGCTGCAGAACGGCCTGGGAGGCTACACCCAGGCAGGCGCCGGGCGGGTGCCCATCGGCAGCGAATGGTTTCCCAACGACGGTGTGGTGAACACCATCAGCATGCGCGCCCCGAACGGGCATCCGGTGCGCAACTACGATGGCACCTCGGTCAAGGGCACTTGGAATTTCCTCGGCACCTACAAGGGATATGACCACTTCGACATCCTGAACTGGCCGAATCCAGGGCCGTCGGCGAATCCGGTGTATGAGCGGATCAGCGACATCATCTTCGGGCTGTAAGATGACTTAACGCAATAGTTTCCTGGCGAAGGGCCGTATCGTGAATATCTGCGCCGATGCGTCAAGGAGCGCGAGCGGGTACTCACCGTCCTTGGCAAGGCGGATCACAGGTCACAGGCGACACTTGAAGAACATCGCGCTGCTGAAGAGTATGCGAGAACAAACAAGATTCTCCGCTTTCGCATCGGTGGTCATGAACCATGGGACGGGGCCGTAGGCGTCATGTAGAGGGCTGGTTATCTCAGATACAGGAAAATCTACTCCGGAAGCGACACCTCCCTGATCTCGTAGGCAGCCCCGCAGCGCTCAATGGACGCTGCGCAAGCCCCGCGCCAGATCCGACAGCCGGTACGGCTTGCTCACGAAGGTGAAGTCCCCCAGCCGGTACTGGTCGAGCTTGAGCGCCGGCTGCGGATACCCGGAGGCCAGCATCACCTTGATGCCCGGGTAGTGCTCGCGGGTGTACTCGGCCAGCTCGATGCCGTTGACGCCGTTCGGCATGACGATGTCGGTGAACAGGATGTCCACGTCGCGGCTGGCCAGCACGTTCATGGCTTCCTGGCCGCTGGCCGCGGTGGTGACCTCGTAGCCCATGCTCATGAACAGCGCCGAGGCCACGTCCAGCAGGTCCGGCTCGTCCTCGACGATCAGGACCGTTTCCGAGTCGCCGCGCGCCAGCTCGCCCTCCTGCGCGCTCACGGCCGGCAGGTAGATCGCGATCGTGCTGCCCTCGCCAAGCGTGCTCTGGATGACCACCTCGCCGCCCGACTGCTTGATGAAGCCGTACACCTGCGACAGGCCCAGGCCGGTGCCCTTGCCGGTTTCCTTGGTGGTGTAGAAGGGTTCGAAGGCGCGCTGCACGGTCTCGGGCGCCATGCCGGTGCCGGTGTCGGTCACCGAGGTGCACACGTAAGGTCCCGGCGCCAGCCCCGGCACCTCGCCCTCCTGCAGCGTGAGCTGGGCGGTGTCCAGCCTCAAGGTGCCCCCGTCGGGCATGGCGTCGCGCGCATTCACGACCAGGTTGAGCAGGGCCGATTCGAAGCGCGCCGCGTCCACCACCGCGCTGCCGGCCTGCGGGTCGAGGTTGAACTCGAACTCGATGCCGGAATGCCCGGCGCGGCGCAGCACCGACTCGAAGCCGGAGATCAGGCGGTTGATGCTGCGCGTTTCCGGCTGCAGCGGCTGCTGGCGGGCAAAAGCGAGCAGCTGCTGGGTGAGCGTGGCGCCGCGGTCGATCGCGCGGCGCATGCTGTCGATGGTCTTGGCGTCGCCGCTGCCCTGGCGGTTCATGCTCAGCACCTCGAGGCCGCTGGCCAGCACCGACAGCAGATTGTTGAAGTCGTGCGCCACGCCGCCGGTGAGCTGGCCGATCGATTCCATCTTCTGCGACTGGAACAGGGCAAGCTGGGCCTGCTCGAGCGCTTCCTCGGTGCGCTTCTTCTCGGTGAGGTCGCGCGTGATCTTGGCAAAGCCCAGGAGCTTGCCATCGTCGCCGTGGACGGCGTCGATGATGACGTGGGCCCAGAAACGCGTGCCGTCCTTGCGCCGGCGCCAGCCTTCGGCCTCGTAGCGGCCCTCGCGCGCGGCGGTGGCGAGCGCGCGCTGCGGCATGCCGCCCTCGCGGTCTTCATCGGTGTAGAAGCGCGAGAAGTGGCTGCCGAGGATCTCCTCCAGGCTGTAACCCTTGATGCGTTCGGCGCCGACGTTCCAGTTGGTCACCAGGCCTTCGGGCGAGAGCATGTAGATCGCATAGTCGGTGACGCCCTGCACCAGCAGGCGGAAGCGCTGCTCGCTCTCGCGCAGCGCGTCCTCGGCCAGCTTGCGGCTCGTGACGTCGCGGGTGATCTTGGCGTAGCCCAGCAGGTTGCGCTCTTCGTCGTAGATCGGGTCGATGACGACGTGGGCCCAGAAGCGGGTGCCGTCCTTGCGCACGCGCCAGCCCTCGGCCTCGTATTTACCGTGCTCCAGGGCTTGCGCCAGCGCGCGCGCCGGCAGGCCGCCCTCGCGGTCTTCCGGCGTATAGAAGCGCGAGAAGTGCTCGCGCAGGATCTCGTGCGACCGGTAGCCCTTGAAGCGCTGGGCGCCGGCGTTCCAGCTGGTGATGTGGCCAGACGGGTTCAGCATGTAGATGGCATAGTCGCTGATGCCGGCAATGAGGTACTGGAACCGTTGTTCGTCGGTCAGGGGCGGCTTGGGCGGTTGGTGCGGTTTCATGGACCGGGGGCCTTGCGGTGTCTGGAGCGTCAAATATCCTATCATACCGATACTCAGCAATAGGATGCCACGCAATTGACCCGCATTTGGACGGCCCTGGCATGATGAATATTGGAAATTGCGCCGCTCTCTGCTTGATCCGCCGGAATTGACGTTACAATGCCAAGTTGTATCTTCAGCAGGCCTCCCGTTTGACATGACCCAGGCACCCTCCGACACCCTAGACCTCAGCCGCTGTGCGGACGAACCGATCCGCACGCCCGGCAGCATCCAGCCGCACGGCTTCATGCTGACGCTGTCGCCGACGGCGCTCATGGTGCAGCAGGCAAGCGGCAACCTCGCGGACTGGATCGGCATGCCGGCACAGCAAGCCGTCGGCCGCCCGCTCGCCGAGGTGGTGGGCGACACCGCCGCAACCCGCATCGGCGCCGAGATCGACGCCAATCAGGTGGCGTCGCGCCCGGCGTATATCGGCACGATCACGGCCGGCAACGGCGCTCATTTCGACGTCCTCGTGCATGCCTGGGACAGCCTGCTGATCCTCGAATTCGAAGGGGTCGAGCGCCGCCGCGCCGCCGACTTCCGCCACCTGTACCCCTTGATCGGCGACTTCCTGGTCAAGATCAACCAGCCGGCCTCGATCCCCGAGATGTCCGAACTGGCCGCGCGCCGGGTGCGCGAAGTCACCGGCTACGGCCGCGTGCTGGTGTACCAGTTCGACACCGACGGCCACGGCCGGGTGCTGGCCGAATCGAAGGAAGACGGCTACGAGTCTTACCTGGGGCAGCACTTCCCGGCCAGCGACGTGCCGGCCCAGGCGCGCGCCCTGTATACGCTGTCGCCGATCCGCTTGATCCAGGACGCCAACTACGTGCCGGCGCCGCTGGTGCCCGATCTGAATCCGCTGACCGGCACGCGCAACGACCTGTCCTTCGCCTCGCTGCGCAGCGTCTCGCCGGTGCACCTGCAGTACATGCGCAACATGGGCACGCTGGCCTCGATGTCGGTGTCGCTGATCGTCAAGGGCAAGCTGTGGGGCCTGATCTCCTGTCACAACGCCGAGCCCCGTCCGGTCTCGGTCGAGAAGCGCACCGCCTGCGAGCAGCTGGGCCAGAT from Massilia varians encodes:
- a CDS encoding esterase/lipase family protein — encoded protein: MFRIIHALLALAALCASVPASAAVADHANNDPVILVHGFLGFGPDTFEHSGFNYWGGYGDIASHMQVYRGPRTVFAAVVGPISSNWDRAADLYAQIKGGCVDYGAAHVRKYGLPGQQQKPAGKCWAADPKNNPEGYPLALYPAWDARHPVHLIGHSQGGTTIRALIELLEHGSPEDEGGHELFKGGKLGWIRSVTTISTPHNGTTFADAVLNVVPPLQSPLGELLKHRWANWELSPDGAREFNLWARTSPHIYYYSVGTQATEAGSWCCNETDRVIAPVQTTLYQYPRLDMIPAFKAMAGEWIVPSVLQNGLGGYTQAGAGRVPIGSEWFPNDGVVNTISMRAPNGHPVRNYDGTSVKGTWNFLGTYKGYDHFDILNWPNPGPSANPVYERISDIIFGL
- a CDS encoding hybrid sensor histidine kinase/response regulator codes for the protein MKPHQPPKPPLTDEQRFQYLIAGISDYAIYMLNPSGHITSWNAGAQRFKGYRSHEILREHFSRFYTPEDREGGLPARALAQALEHGKYEAEGWRVRKDGTRFWAHVVIDPIYDEERNLLGYAKITRDVTSRKLAEDALRESEQRFRLLVQGVTDYAIYMLSPEGLVTNWNVGAERIKGYSLEEILGSHFSRFYTDEDREGGMPQRALATAAREGRYEAEGWRRRKDGTRFWAHVIIDAVHGDDGKLLGFAKITRDLTEKKRTEEALEQAQLALFQSQKMESIGQLTGGVAHDFNNLLSVLASGLEVLSMNRQGSGDAKTIDSMRRAIDRGATLTQQLLAFARQQPLQPETRSINRLISGFESVLRRAGHSGIEFEFNLDPQAGSAVVDAARFESALLNLVVNARDAMPDGGTLRLDTAQLTLQEGEVPGLAPGPYVCTSVTDTGTGMAPETVQRAFEPFYTTKETGKGTGLGLSQVYGFIKQSGGEVVIQSTLGEGSTIAIYLPAVSAQEGELARGDSETVLIVEDEPDLLDVASALFMSMGYEVTTAASGQEAMNVLASRDVDILFTDIVMPNGVNGIELAEYTREHYPGIKVMLASGYPQPALKLDQYRLGDFTFVSKPYRLSDLARGLRSVH